The Streptomyces sp. V4I8 genome includes the window CGCGGCGGGCAGGTCGAGGTGGAGGTCCCCGAAGGTCTGGTGGGCGCCGTAGCCGGTCCGCGGCTGGCCTAGCCGGTCGGCCACGGACTCGGGGTCGAGGGTGGTCCGCGCGTCGAGGTCGTCCTGTACGGCGGTGATCGCGCCGGGGCGGGGTGCGCGCCAGTTGCCGTGGTCGTAGCCCTGGGCGGAGCCGGGGCCGCCGGTCCAGAGGGTCTTCTCGTTGAACTGCAGTCGTTCGGAGGCGAGGGTGCCGAACACCATGGCACCGAGTGCGCCGTTGCCGATGGGCAGGGCCTCGCGCTCCCAGTCGGTGGCGGGAGTGGCGTACCAGAGCACCGACGACCCCTTCGATACATCGGAGGTATCAGCGGCGACAGCCTCGCTGGCACCAGCTCCCAAAGCAAGCGCGCCGGCCGTGCTGGCTGCGGCCTTCAGCGTCGCCCTACGAGTGATCTCATGCGGCTCATGCGGCTCATACGACATGACCCCTGACGCTAGAGGTCCGATGACTCTGCGACAAGGGTCATGACAACATGTGCGGAGGCCCGAACAGCGGGGCCTCAGATGGGAGGACTCAGCCCTGCTGGAAGAGCTCCGCGGGCAGCGGCTTCAGGAGGGCGTACAGGTCGTCCGTGATGGGGCGGTCCCAGGCGGCGATGGTGACCAGGACGTTGTCGCTGCGGTCGAACTGCACGCAGGAGATCCGGCTCTCGGAGAGCTTGAGGCGGCGGACGATCAGGAGGTTGTCGCCCTGCATCACGGGCACGTCCTCGCTGCCGACGACGGTGACCTCCTCCTCGTTCTCCAGGGCCAGCAGCAGCTGGGCGACCTCGAACGGGATCTCGCCCTCGTCGACCTCGCGGGCCGGGGAGCCCTCCGGCAGATTGCCGATGATCATCGCGGGGCCGCGGCCGCCGAACAGGTCGTAGCGCAGGAAGACACCCTGGCAGCTTCCGTCGGGGGCGGGCAGCAGACCGGCGCCGAGATTCCCGGGCCAGTCGCCCGGGTCCATGGCCAGAACGTCGAAGTCGGGCCCGGCGGGCGTGGCGCTGCGGCGGCGGAGGAACGACATGTCGCCATGGTACGTGGCCGCGCCTGTTGCGTGACGTGCGGGCATGGGTTCGAGGACTGCTTCCCCGCGCCTGGGCGAGAGGCTCCGGGTGCGCCAACAGGTCGCCGGACGCCGGGGAGAATGCGGTTGTCCCTTCCGTCCCGGGAACCCTACGGTCGCGATCATGCTGCCCCCTGTCGAAACGGACGAGGAATGGGACGCCGTCGTCCCCGACGAGAAGCTGATGCGGCCCGGAGTGCGGGACCTGTGCGCCCGCCTCGGTCTGTCCGGGCTGCCGCTGACCCGTTTCCCGGACGGGTCACAGCCGGTCTACGCCGTGGGCGACGAGCACGTCCTCAAGCTCTTCCCCGGAGCCGCCGCCCGGGACGGCGAGGCCGAGGGCCGCGTCCTGTCCCATGTCCAGGGACGCCTGCCCGTACCGACGCCTCAGGTGCGCGACGCCGGCCCGTACGAGAACGGCTGGCGGTACGTCCTGATGGCCCGGCTGTGCGGCGAGAACCTGGCCGGAGCCTGGGACCGCGTTCCGCCCGCCGACCGTGAGCGGATCGTCGGCGAGATCGGCGAGGCCCTCGCCGTGCTGCACACTCTCGATCCCGGTCCGCTCGGGGACTTCCTCGGGCCCGGGGACTGGGGCGCGTTCGTGGACCGGCAGCGTGCCGGGGCGGTGGAACAGCAGCGCGGGCACGGGCTGTCCGCAGAGTGGCTGGAGCAGATACCCGAGTTCCTCGCCTCGGTGCCGCTCCCGCGCGCCCCGCAGCCCTCCTTGCTGCACACCGAGGTCATGCGGCAGCACTTCCTCGTCGATCCGGACGGCTGGCGTCTGACCGGGCTCTTCGACTTCGAGCCGGCCATGGTCGGCGACCGGGCGTACGACTTCGTCGGCGTGGGCCTGTTCGTCACCCGTGGCGATCCGCGGCTCCTGACCCGGCTGGCCAAGGTGTACCGCACCACCTTCGACCCGGCGGAGCTGCTGGCGTACACACTGCTGCACGTGTACAGCAACCTCCCCTGGTACCTACGGGAGTTGGGCGCATCCCCGGAGCGCACGCCGCCGTCCCTGGCCGAGGCCTGGTTCGGTATCGCCTGACGGGCCGGGCTCTCACTCCTCCGCCGGCGTGGGCGGCACCACCGCCACCGGGCTCGCGGCATGCAGCAGGACCGCGTGGGTCACCGAGCCCATCAGGCGGGCCGGGGCCAGGAGGCGGCGTCTGTGGCGGCCCACGACGACCAGGTTCGCGTCCTTGGAGGCGGCGACGAGATGGCCGGCCGCGTCGCCCGGGGCGATGCAGGTCTCGGCGCGCACCTCCGGGTGGCGCTCGCCGTACGGGGCCAGGATGCCTTCCGCGAGGGTGCGGGTCTCCGCCTCGACGGCGTCCTGGTCGTGGGACGGCGGCACGATCTGGGCGGTGGCGGCCGTCCAGACGTGCAGCGGCCAGGTGTAGGCGGCGACGACCTGGACCCGGGCACCGCGCAGGGCGGCCTCGGCGAAGGCGAAGGACAGCGTGGCCTCGTCGGGGCTGTCGACCTGCAGACCGACGACGACCCGCCGCCCCGGCCCGATCGGCATCGCGTCGTGGACCTCGCGGCCGGGCTTGGGCACCACGACGACCGGGCACCCGGCATCGCGTGCGGCGGCCATGCCGGTGGAGCCGAGCAGCAGACTGGCGAAGCCGCCGCGCCCCCGGGAACCGAGCACCAACAGCTGGGCGCCGGAGCCCAGTTCGGGCAGCACCGCGGCCGGCTCGCCCTCCACAACGACGTACTCCGTCGCCGGCCGCTCGACCCGCGCCTCCAGATACCGGCGCACACGGTCGAGCACCGGATCGTCCTCCGGTACCGGCCGCCCGGCGGGCAGGACTTCGGGCTTGGCCCACGCGGCGTACTGCCACGCATGGACCACCCGCAGCGGCGCCTCGCGCAGCAGGGCGGCGTCGAACGCCCAGTCCAGCGCGACCAGGCTGTCGTCCGAGCCGTCGACCGCCGCGATGACCGGCAGGGTGCTCATGGGTTCTCACCTTTCCGGAATACGACCTTCCCCCCTCCCGGGGTCAGCCTGGCTCAGGCATCGGCCCCAGGGGGGTCTCAAGGTCGCGTGTCCGGAAAAACGGGCGGAACACACCCGGATCGGACCGAAGGCGGCCGTCAGGTCAGGTCGAACTCGCCCTCCCTCGCACCCGACACGAACGCACCCCACTCGGCGGGTGTGAAGATCAGGGACGGGCTCTCCGGGCTGCCGCTGTTGCGCATCGCGATGAACCCCTCGACAAAGGCGATCTGGACATCCCCCAGGCCACGGCTGCTCGAGTGCCAATCGGCGCTGCTGAGGTCCAGCTCCGGCTTCTCCCAGCCCGTGAACGGCTGCTGCTGGATGGTGCTCTCGGCCACGTCCGTGCTCCTCCCGATTCGTCGTCCGCGGGCCAGCCTAGCGATCGGTTCCGAGTGCCAACAGGCCACGTGAGGGGGACCGTTGCGGAGCCGTCTCGACCGCCGTCCGGGAGCCGTCTCAGGCGTCCGGGGGTTCGGAGCCCACGAGCCACATCGAGAAGAACTGCGAGCCACCGCCGTAGGCGTGCCCGAGTGCCTTGCGGGCCCCTTCCACCTGGTGTTCCCCGGCCTGGCCGCGCACCTGGAGGGCCGCTTCGGCGAAGCGGATCAGGCCGGAGGCCCCGATGGGGTTCGTGGACAGGACGCCGCCCGACATGTTGACGGGCAGATCGCCGTCCAGCTCGGTGACCCCGGCCTCGGTGAGCTTCCAGCCCTCGCCCTCGGCGGCGAAGCCCAGGTTCTCCAGCCACATGGGCTCGTACCAGGAGAACGGCACGTACATCTCGACGGCGTCGATGTCCCGGCGCGGATCGGCGATCCCCGCCTGCCGGTACACGTCGGCCGCGCAGTCCTTGCCGGCCTGCGGCGACACGGCGTCCTTGCCGGCGAAGAGGGTGGGCTCGCTGCGCATCGCGCCGCCGAGCATCCAGGCGGGCCGGCGGGGCGCACGGGCGGCCCCGGCGCGGTCGGTGAGGACCATCGCGCAGGCGCCGTCGGAGGAGGGGCAGGTCTCCGAGTAGCGGATCGGGTCCCACAGCATGGGCGAGGCCTGGACCTTCTCCAGGGTGATGTCGTGCTCGTGGAGGTGCGCGTAGGGGTTCTTCAGGGCGTTGCGCCGGTCTTTGTAGGCCACCAGCGAGCCGACCGTGTCGGGCGCGCCGCTGCGTCGCATGTACGCGCGCACGTGCGGGGCGAAGAAGCCACCGGCCCCCGCCAGCAGGGGCTGCTGGAAGGGGATCGGCAGGGACAGTCCCCACATGGCGTTCGACTCGGACTGCTTCTCGAAGGCGAGCGTCAGGACGGTGCCGTGGACGCGGGCGGCGACCAGGTTGGCGGCGACGAGGGCGGTGGATCCGCCGACCGAGCCGGCCGTGTGCACCCGGAGCATGGGCTTGCCGACCGCGCCGAGCGCGTCGGCGAGATACAGCTCCGGCATCATCACGCCCTCGAAGAAGTCGGGCGCCTTGCCGATGACGACGGCGTCGATGTCCGCCCAGGTCAGCTCGGCGTCGTCGAGCGCCCTTCGGGCGGCCTCCCGGACGAGCCCGGCGATCGACACGTCCCGGCGCGCCGCGACGTGCTTGGTCTGGCCGATGCCTACGACGGCCACGGGCTCCTTGCTCATCGCGGATCCCCTTCGAGTACGGCGACCAGGTTCTGTTGGAGGCAGGGGCCGGACGTGGCGTGCGCGAGCGCCCGGTCGGAGTCGCCCCGGTGGACACGGGCGGCGGCCTCTCCGATGCGGATCAGCCCGGCGGCCATGACGGGGTTCGCGGCGAGCGCTCCGCCGGACGGGTTGATGCGCACGCTGTCGTCGAGCTTCAGCGCCTTGCGCAGGACGACCTCCTGCGAGGTGAACGGGGCGTGCAACTCGGCGGTGTCGACGGGCCGTTCGAACGCGCCTGCCCCCTCGGCGGCCAGGCGGGTCGAGGGTGAGTCGGTCAGGTCACGGACGCCGAGGCTGTGTGCCTCGATGCGGTGGTCGATGCCGCGGATCCAGGCGGGCCGGTCGCACAGCTCGCGGGCCCGCTCCCCCGCCGCGAGGATCACGGCGGCGGCCCCGTCGCCGATGGGCGGACAGTCGCCGGTACGGAGCGGTCGTACGAGGTACTCGCCTTGCGGGACCGAACCGCTCAGCTGGGCATGGGAGTTGGCGGTGGCGTCGGCACGGCTGCGGGCGGCGACCGCGGCGAGCGCGGGTTCGTCCGTGTCGCCGGCGTCGATGAGGGCCTGCGCCTGGAGGGCGGCCAGGGCGACGGAGTCGGGCCAGAGGGGGGCGACGTAGTAGGGGTCGAGCTGCCGGGTCAGGACGTCGCGCAGGGGGCCGGGTGAGGACTTGCCGTAGGAGTAGACGAGCGCGGTGTCTGCGTCCCCGGTCAGCAGCTTGATCCACGCCTCGTACAGGGCCCAGGCACCGTCCATCTCGACGTGCGACTCGGAGATCGGCGGCCAGGCGCCGACGCCGTCGAGGGCGAGGGTGAAGGAGAAGGCACGGCCGGCGAGGTAGTCGCTGGAGCCGGAGCAGGTGAAGCCGATGTCGGCGGTCTTCAGGCCGGTCTGTGCGAGCACCGCGTGCAGGACGGGCATGAGCATCTCCACCTCGGAGAGCTCCTCGCTGGTGCGCCGGTGGTCGGTCTGCGCGAAGGCGACGACGGCGATCTCGCGGTTCACAGCAGCTCCCTGTAGGTGTCGTAGTCCGCGTCGGGCTCGCCCGTGGGCCGGTAGTGGTCGGGATAGCGGGCGCCCTGCGTCCACACCGGTTCGACCCGCAGGCCCATGCGCACCTGGTCGTAGGGGATGCCGCCGATCCGGCCGTGCAGGGCGAGACCGGCGCCGTCGAGGGCGATGTGGGCGTAGACGTACGGCACTTCGATGTCGAGGTTCTTCGCCTTGATGTTGACGATGCAGAACGTGGTGACTGTGCCGTGGGGACCTACCTCAACCTGTTCGGATGTGGCCACGCCACATGTGGGGCACGCACCCCTCGGCGGGACGTACACCTTGTGACAGGAAGGGCAGCGTTCTCCGACGTTCCGCTGTTCGGCCAGGGCGTTGATGTAGGCGGTCTGGGCGCGGCCGGGTGAGTAGGTGTAGTCGAGGCGGGCGGGGGCGACGATGCCGGTGACGGGGTCGACGAACTCGCCGGTGTGGTCTACCGGTTCGACCTCGTTCGGACTGCTGTCGTACGGCTCGAAGCAGGCGATGTCCGTGATGGCGCCGGTGCGCTCCTCGGCCCAGCGGACTCTGACGCGCATGCCGGTGTGCACGGCGTCGGGGCCGGGGGCGTCGAGGGCGTGCAGGAGGGCGGTGTCGGCGCCGTCGAGCCGGACCAGGACCCAGGCGAAGGGGGTGTCGAGGGGCTGGTCACGGCGCGGGGCGTGGTTCCAGGCCCAGGTGGTGACCGTGCCGGTGGGGGCGACTTCGACCAGGTCGCGAAGCTCCTCGGCGGTGACGGGGTCGTACTCGACGGGTG containing:
- a CDS encoding phosphotransferase family protein, which gives rise to MLPPVETDEEWDAVVPDEKLMRPGVRDLCARLGLSGLPLTRFPDGSQPVYAVGDEHVLKLFPGAAARDGEAEGRVLSHVQGRLPVPTPQVRDAGPYENGWRYVLMARLCGENLAGAWDRVPPADRERIVGEIGEALAVLHTLDPGPLGDFLGPGDWGAFVDRQRAGAVEQQRGHGLSAEWLEQIPEFLASVPLPRAPQPSLLHTEVMRQHFLVDPDGWRLTGLFDFEPAMVGDRAYDFVGVGLFVTRGDPRLLTRLAKVYRTTFDPAELLAYTLLHVYSNLPWYLRELGASPERTPPSLAEAWFGIA
- a CDS encoding DUF397 domain-containing protein, translated to MAESTIQQQPFTGWEKPELDLSSADWHSSSRGLGDVQIAFVEGFIAMRNSGSPESPSLIFTPAEWGAFVSGAREGEFDLT
- a CDS encoding thiolase domain-containing protein codes for the protein MSKEPVAVVGIGQTKHVAARRDVSIAGLVREAARRALDDAELTWADIDAVVIGKAPDFFEGVMMPELYLADALGAVGKPMLRVHTAGSVGGSTALVAANLVAARVHGTVLTLAFEKQSESNAMWGLSLPIPFQQPLLAGAGGFFAPHVRAYMRRSGAPDTVGSLVAYKDRRNALKNPYAHLHEHDITLEKVQASPMLWDPIRYSETCPSSDGACAMVLTDRAGAARAPRRPAWMLGGAMRSEPTLFAGKDAVSPQAGKDCAADVYRQAGIADPRRDIDAVEMYVPFSWYEPMWLENLGFAAEGEGWKLTEAGVTELDGDLPVNMSGGVLSTNPIGASGLIRFAEAALQVRGQAGEHQVEGARKALGHAYGGGSQFFSMWLVGSEPPDA
- a CDS encoding Zn-ribbon domain-containing OB-fold protein, which encodes MPEVLKAPLTVEFPFTRSLSPVQSAFLTGLRERVVLGVRTGDGRTLVPPVEYDPVTAEELRDLVEVAPTGTVTTWAWNHAPRRDQPLDTPFAWVLVRLDGADTALLHALDAPGPDAVHTGMRVRVRWAEERTGAITDIACFEPYDSSPNEVEPVDHTGEFVDPVTGIVAPARLDYTYSPGRAQTAYINALAEQRNVGERCPSCHKVYVPPRGACPTCGVATSEQVEVGPHGTVTTFCIVNIKAKNLDIEVPYVYAHIALDGAGLALHGRIGGIPYDQVRMGLRVEPVWTQGARYPDHYRPTGEPDADYDTYRELL
- a CDS encoding thiolase domain-containing protein — protein: MNREIAVVAFAQTDHRRTSEELSEVEMLMPVLHAVLAQTGLKTADIGFTCSGSSDYLAGRAFSFTLALDGVGAWPPISESHVEMDGAWALYEAWIKLLTGDADTALVYSYGKSSPGPLRDVLTRQLDPYYVAPLWPDSVALAALQAQALIDAGDTDEPALAAVAARSRADATANSHAQLSGSVPQGEYLVRPLRTGDCPPIGDGAAAVILAAGERARELCDRPAWIRGIDHRIEAHSLGVRDLTDSPSTRLAAEGAGAFERPVDTAELHAPFTSQEVVLRKALKLDDSVRINPSGGALAANPVMAAGLIRIGEAAARVHRGDSDRALAHATSGPCLQQNLVAVLEGDPR
- a CDS encoding universal stress protein — protein: MSTLPVIAAVDGSDDSLVALDWAFDAALLREAPLRVVHAWQYAAWAKPEVLPAGRPVPEDDPVLDRVRRYLEARVERPATEYVVVEGEPAAVLPELGSGAQLLVLGSRGRGGFASLLLGSTGMAAARDAGCPVVVVPKPGREVHDAMPIGPGRRVVVGLQVDSPDEATLSFAFAEAALRGARVQVVAAYTWPLHVWTAATAQIVPPSHDQDAVEAETRTLAEGILAPYGERHPEVRAETCIAPGDAAGHLVAASKDANLVVVGRHRRRLLAPARLMGSVTHAVLLHAASPVAVVPPTPAEE